ATCCCTCCCTCAGTACCAagaattcacaaaaaaataacaacaatggtTAAACCGTAGCAAtaattaagaaataaaaatgtaaaagtaacaaAGTAGATGAATGCAGAAACAGACGCATCCACTTTTGATAGGAGGTATGGTAATAGTGATTTAGGCATGACCGGAAGAGAGCTAACCATACCAGACATCCAAGGAATCTTTCCGCTGAAATTCATCCTGAATGTTGTGGATGTGTTGTTACAGTCAAAATTTGGTTGAGGTGATTGCTGCCAAAGGATGGTTCACTTTACTATTTTCactattattttaaattttaaaataatgtgattgttttattattgtgattTAGATTTATGCAGAAATGTAGGAAATTCCAAAGGCTTCATatactttttcctcccactgtaTTTGTGTTCCCTACAACATATTGTTCCCAAGACCCTCAGTCCATGGTGGAAaactacacaaaaacaaatggaattAATATGCCGCCTGTCCTCCAGCAGATGGTTTCAGGGGAAGATCTCTGGCCCAGAGGCAGTCCGCAAGCTGCAACCAGCCCAGGACGGCCTATTCCTGGTGCGGGAGTCGATCCGACACCCCGGTGACTACGTGCTGTGTGTCAGCGTCTGTGGGGAAGTCATCCACTACCGAGTGATGTATCAGGACAACAAGTTGACCATTGACAACAAGCAGCATTTCTACAACCTCATTGACTTGATAGAggtagtttttttatttatttaatttatcctTGTGCTGATGCTAATATCTTTTTGATCTCAGAaaggaatttacatttttaatctaCTGTATTTTGATGTCTAGTTTTTATCCTTTAAATGCATTACACCACACAGAGAACTAACAATAAtaaatttttctccaaaatttcATGCAGGATTTGCTCAATTTGTCTAATAGCCTCAGTTAAATTCCTTGTATTGTAAAGtcaaagaagatttttttattaattaatatttaccAAAAATACTGTTAAGTCCTAGGTCTTCCCAACATGATAAACTATGCATTTAGTGTATTAATTTATCTTTTTATCCAACTAAGAAATAAAGATGTGATAGCAAAACAATTTACACCAATGGTGTTGCATTGCATTGTAATTCAATCCATAACGATGGAATCGACGAGTGGAGCCCTTTTCTCATTCTCTCATTGTTttaagtgtacctaatgaagtgccCCATGATTCTATAGCGTCAATTAATATTTCTCCATAGTCATGTCACAATGTATTGCACAATACTGTAAAGTGTTTTGGCAACCACCACTGAGGTTATTTGCAGTTTAAaatcatgcagaaaaaaaacatggagcgGCTTCCCGTTATTTTTCCATACTAGACAATGCGACCTATTTATAACCTCTAAATGCAGAACACAACTTAGTGAATCCACAAGAGGAATAAAACAATGTGATTTCCATGTGCTGCACATGACTGTCACCCTTTTTAAGTACTTGTTTCCCTCTTTGCAGTTCTACTCACACAACAAGGGTGCCATTGCTCAAATTCTACTGAAGCCAAAAGCAAAACATGGagcaaagtcagctgagatggaACTGACAAAATGtaggatttctggatttttaaggTAATCACTGA
Above is a genomic segment from Syngnathoides biaculeatus isolate LvHL_M chromosome 7, ASM1980259v1, whole genome shotgun sequence containing:
- the LOC133503187 gene encoding megakaryocyte-associated tyrosine-protein kinase-like encodes the protein MSRWFQGKISGPEAVRKLQPAQDGLFLVRESIRHPGDYVLCVSVCGEVIHYRVMYQDNKLTIDNKQHFYNLIDLIEFYSHNKGAIAQILLKPKAKHGAKSAEMELTKSGWLLDFTTLTFGHILGEGEFGVVFEGEYLGQRVAVKTIKCDVTAQAFLQETTVMT